From the genome of Ectobacillus sp. JY-23, one region includes:
- a CDS encoding amino acid permease, whose translation MLQQDNGLKRELKSRHIFMIALGGVIGTGLFLSSGYTINQAGPGGALLAYLIGGFVMYLTMLCLGELAVANPHAGSYQTYATQHISPGAGYVVGWMSWLNWSVTVGLELITVSILMKRWFPDVPSWIWCVVFAVMLFAINALSTKSFAEVEFWFSSIKIIAVLAFIILGGAAMFGFLDMKNEPAPFFSNFTDHGGLFPNGVLAILVTMIGVNFSFQGTELVGIAAGESDNPEKTIPRAINNTAWRILIFFILSVFVLAGLFPWEKAGLVESPFVVVFDSIGIPYAADIMNFVIITAVLSVANSGLYATSRVLWSMSSQGMVSPTFSKLSKKGVPINSLIASMTIGCLSLLCGVFAEDTVYLWLLSIAGFGAVFVWASIALSNLLARRAFVKNGGNVKDLKFKTPLYPFVPLLALSMNTIVMVSLAFIPDQRMALYCGIPFLIACALYYRFVAKHKMKENVPVKKGA comes from the coding sequence ATGTTACAGCAAGATAATGGGTTAAAGCGTGAACTAAAAAGCCGTCATATTTTTATGATTGCCCTAGGAGGCGTCATCGGTACCGGTTTGTTTTTGAGCTCCGGTTATACGATCAATCAAGCCGGGCCGGGCGGCGCCCTTCTCGCATATCTAATTGGCGGATTTGTGATGTATTTGACGATGCTTTGTCTAGGGGAATTGGCTGTTGCAAATCCGCATGCGGGTTCCTATCAAACGTATGCTACGCAACACATCTCACCGGGAGCGGGATATGTTGTAGGATGGATGTCGTGGCTAAACTGGTCGGTGACAGTTGGTCTTGAACTGATTACAGTCAGTATTTTAATGAAGCGCTGGTTTCCGGATGTTCCTTCATGGATTTGGTGTGTAGTATTCGCAGTTATGCTGTTTGCGATCAATGCATTGTCTACAAAAAGCTTTGCGGAAGTGGAGTTTTGGTTTTCCAGCATTAAAATTATCGCTGTGCTAGCATTCATCATCCTAGGCGGCGCCGCTATGTTTGGGTTCTTAGATATGAAAAATGAACCAGCGCCATTTTTCAGTAACTTTACAGACCATGGCGGTTTATTCCCGAACGGTGTGCTGGCAATTTTAGTAACAATGATCGGGGTGAACTTCTCCTTCCAAGGAACAGAGCTCGTCGGTATTGCAGCGGGGGAAAGCGATAATCCTGAAAAAACAATTCCAAGAGCAATCAATAACACAGCATGGCGCATTCTTATCTTTTTCATTCTTTCTGTGTTCGTATTGGCAGGATTATTTCCGTGGGAAAAAGCGGGCTTGGTAGAAAGTCCATTCGTTGTTGTCTTTGACAGCATTGGTATCCCATATGCAGCTGATATTATGAACTTCGTTATTATCACAGCGGTATTATCGGTTGCCAATTCCGGATTATACGCGACATCTCGTGTACTTTGGTCTATGTCTTCGCAAGGTATGGTGAGCCCAACCTTCAGCAAGCTTTCTAAAAAAGGCGTTCCAATCAATTCATTGATTGCTAGTATGACAATTGGCTGTTTATCACTGCTTTGCGGTGTTTTCGCTGAAGATACCGTATATTTATGGCTTCTATCCATTGCTGGCTTTGGTGCTGTGTTCGTTTGGGCTTCCATTGCGCTTTCCAACCTGCTTGCAAGAAGAGCGTTTGTAAAGAACGGAGGCAACGTAAAAGATTTGAAATTCAAAACGCCTTTATATCCGTTCGTTCCTTTATTAGCTTTATCTATGAACACCATTGTAATGGTAAGCCTTGCATTTATTCCAGATCAACGCATGGCACTGTATTGCGGGATTCCTTTCTTGATTGCATGCGCGCTGTACTACCGTTTTGTCGCAAAGCATAAAATGAAAGAAAACGTACCTGTAAAAAAAGGCGCATAA
- a CDS encoding ornithine--oxo-acid transaminase — translation MTTTSRTEHIIEQTNQYGANNYHPLPVVIAKAEGAWVYDPEGNKYMDMLSAYSAVNQGHRHPKIIAALKEQADKVTLTSRAFHNDQLAPFYEKVAKLTKKEMVLPMNTGAEAVETAVKAARRWAYDVKGVAENQAEIIACEGNFHGRTMTAVSLSSEAEYQRGFGPFLPGIKLIPYGDLEALKAAITPNTAAFLLEPIQGEAGIVMPTEGFLKAAQQLCKEQNVLLIADEIQTGLARTGKMFACDWEGVTPDMYILGKALGGGVFPISCVAANRDVLGVFNPGSHGSTFGGNPLACAVSIAALEVLEEEKLADRSMELGAYFMEKLKEINNPMIKEVRGRGLFIGVELDRPARPYCEQLKAEGLLCKETHETTIRFAPPLIISEEDLNWAIEKIQKVLA, via the coding sequence ATGACGACAACATCTCGTACAGAGCATATTATTGAACAAACAAATCAGTATGGTGCAAATAACTATCATCCACTGCCAGTCGTAATTGCGAAAGCAGAAGGTGCTTGGGTATACGATCCAGAAGGCAATAAATATATGGACATGCTGAGCGCATATTCCGCGGTAAACCAAGGTCATAGACATCCTAAAATTATTGCTGCTTTAAAAGAGCAAGCAGACAAGGTTACGTTAACATCCCGCGCGTTTCATAATGATCAGCTAGCGCCTTTTTATGAAAAAGTAGCTAAGCTAACGAAAAAAGAAATGGTATTGCCGATGAACACAGGTGCAGAAGCGGTTGAAACGGCTGTAAAGGCTGCAAGACGCTGGGCGTATGATGTGAAAGGTGTGGCGGAAAACCAAGCGGAAATTATCGCATGCGAAGGCAACTTCCATGGTCGTACGATGACGGCAGTGTCATTATCCTCTGAAGCGGAATATCAGCGCGGCTTCGGTCCGTTCTTGCCAGGCATCAAGCTGATTCCTTACGGAGATTTGGAAGCATTGAAGGCGGCAATTACACCAAATACAGCGGCGTTCCTATTAGAGCCTATTCAAGGGGAAGCGGGTATCGTAATGCCAACAGAAGGCTTCTTAAAAGCGGCTCAACAGCTATGTAAAGAGCAAAATGTTTTATTGATTGCGGATGAAATTCAAACAGGCCTAGCCCGTACAGGAAAAATGTTTGCTTGTGACTGGGAAGGTGTTACACCTGATATGTACATTCTTGGTAAAGCGCTTGGCGGCGGCGTATTCCCAATCTCCTGTGTAGCAGCGAACCGCGATGTTCTTGGTGTGTTTAACCCGGGTTCCCACGGCTCCACATTCGGCGGAAATCCCCTTGCTTGTGCGGTTTCTATCGCGGCTTTAGAAGTATTGGAGGAAGAGAAGCTGGCGGACCGTTCTATGGAGCTTGGTGCATATTTTATGGAGAAGTTAAAAGAAATTAACAACCCAATGATTAAAGAAGTGCGTGGTCGCGGCTTATTTATCGGTGTGGAGCTTGATCGTCCAGCACGTCCATACTGTGAACAATTAAAAGCAGAGGGGTTACTATGCAAAGAAACGCATGAAACAACAATTCGCTTTGCACCGCCATTAATCATTTCTGAAGAAGATTTAAACTGGGCAATCGAGAAAATCCAAAAAGTATTAGCGTAA
- a CDS encoding sigma-54-dependent Fis family transcriptional regulator: protein MEGHSLDVKTFYEYLLNELDIGIHAVNEDGKTIIYNQKMMEIESMDKHEVLNKSPLEVFAFKDNQSSTLMDALRGKPRRNITQTYFNNRGKEITTINDTVPIIYNGKIKGAVEIVKDITKLRRTIEKTDLERKTKFTFDRMLGRSPAFLAVVQEARRASRTSSSVLLIGETGTGKEVFAKSIHNESSRAAKPFISQNCAAIPESLMESTLFGTAKGAFTGAIDKPGLFEEANGGTLLLDEINSLSPHLQAKLLRVIQERTVRRVGGSQEKEIDVRLIATMNEDPIEAITHNRMRKDLYYRLSVVTLFLPPLRERTEDIELLTQGFIQKYNALFNMEVTGIDEHVKEYFLHHDWPGNVRELEHMIEGAMNLVEEDIIQLSHLPGRITKRHAPEMPKQTPLKKKIDEAEQIYIKQLLQENGGNISKTARMLGLSRQSLQYRLKKYNI from the coding sequence ATGGAGGGTCACAGCTTGGACGTAAAAACATTTTATGAATACCTTCTAAATGAACTTGATATTGGCATTCATGCAGTAAATGAAGATGGTAAAACCATTATCTATAATCAAAAGATGATGGAGATTGAATCAATGGACAAGCATGAGGTGCTGAATAAAAGCCCGCTTGAGGTATTTGCTTTTAAAGACAATCAAAGCAGTACGCTGATGGATGCACTTAGAGGAAAGCCAAGACGCAATATTACCCAGACTTATTTCAACAATCGCGGTAAGGAGATTACAACGATTAACGATACTGTTCCTATCATCTATAACGGTAAAATTAAAGGAGCCGTTGAGATTGTAAAAGATATTACCAAGCTAAGACGAACGATTGAAAAAACAGATCTAGAACGCAAAACGAAGTTTACCTTCGATCGGATGCTCGGGCGGTCCCCTGCCTTTTTAGCAGTGGTGCAAGAAGCAAGGCGGGCATCGCGGACCTCCTCCTCTGTACTTCTTATCGGAGAGACTGGGACGGGGAAAGAAGTGTTCGCCAAAAGCATTCATAATGAAAGCTCCCGTGCGGCGAAGCCCTTTATTTCTCAAAACTGCGCAGCGATCCCCGAGTCGCTGATGGAAAGCACTTTGTTTGGTACAGCAAAGGGGGCTTTCACAGGGGCGATTGATAAGCCTGGTCTGTTTGAAGAAGCAAACGGCGGCACCCTTCTTCTTGATGAGATTAACTCCTTAAGTCCTCACCTGCAGGCAAAATTGCTTCGAGTGATTCAAGAGCGAACCGTTCGCAGAGTCGGGGGATCGCAGGAGAAAGAAATCGACGTCAGACTCATTGCTACGATGAATGAAGATCCGATCGAAGCTATTACACATAACCGCATGCGTAAGGACCTGTACTACCGTCTCAGTGTCGTTACCTTATTTCTTCCTCCTCTACGAGAGCGCACTGAGGATATCGAGCTCCTGACGCAAGGCTTTATTCAAAAATATAATGCATTATTTAATATGGAGGTCACAGGCATTGATGAGCATGTAAAAGAATATTTTCTCCATCATGATTGGCCGGGAAATGTTCGTGAGCTCGAACATATGATTGAAGGCGCCATGAACCTGGTTGAAGAAGATATCATCCAGCTTTCACACTTACCTGGCCGTATTACCAAACGGCATGCACCTGAAATGCCAAAACAAACACCATTAAAGAAAAAAATTGATGAAGCAGAGCAAATTTATATTAAACAACTGCTGCAGGAGAATGGCGGGAATATCTCTAAAACTGCAAGGATGCTAGGATTAAGCAGGCAAAGTCTGCAGTATAGGCTAAAGAAATACAATATCTAA
- a CDS encoding S8 family serine peptidase: MLKKGKRKARYLMSLAVSSVLLLGAIPVKPHAAYAQASTESLLANLTPEQRNALQNLERHELKTGLRLSQEVDVTSTEEVSVIVEFKELPAKVAQTAQAAKGEKLSLQAAADNVEQSHVQFKKHLQEKIGKNEKSGKDDYQIQHTYKYALNGVALSLPANQIEKLLQSDVVKAVYSNKQVHITPPIQIDGEANETKVDSISFLKIDQLHKEGFTGKGIKIGVLDTGIDYHHPDLKDAYKGGYDFVDSDSNPMEATYDDWKKSGKQETMNGSTYYTSHGTHVSGTIAGRAKNTSDHKVLGIAPDSELYMYRVLGPYGSGATANIIAAIDKTITDGMDIINLSLGSFQNDPLSPASLAIDNAVLSGITAVVAAGNEGDMGMYTLGSPGAAALALTVGASSASIQVTTFESRFEANGTQIEDTLQLMTKKWTDDFRNLSGKIFEMVNVGLGGAQDYIGKDVKGKIAFAARGTYALAEKMYYAQQNGAAGIIIYNSNPTEGHIPHYLGESNSNIPVFSLSNKAGVAVHALFTNGGTPTISLGTTGTANLPGDELASFSSKGPSGTLYDIKPEVTAPGVTVLSTVPSYINSKNNTSDYSSAYLRMSGTSMASPHVASIAALLLQAHPEYTPADIKTALMNTADPLKGTYSVFETGAGRVDPYEAIHADTEIAVLDKTPYMQNGEQTLIEEETGGLSYGFIPVGDAPAFTDKKTVSITNNGDKTTKYELSVVYNIGVQGSLDPKKNGVIVKLSDTSIVVQKHRKKELGAYILVPKTAKRGTYEGYIHIVNKHNPEEAYQIPFGMRVVDEGLDYFKVHTPSFSTNRIRNPYSVKATDLDFKFNSSMQTLDFILVDAKSNKDLGLITSIYTAGAAIDFDYYLSGAFSGRYYPFTGNAKKPVGYTSVLAPDGVYKIKAVGTNLSGKQFIYTDYVYLDNSAPALTLDQTNAMPKGELPFVELAPGQSTVTLSGTVIDNEVGEMNTFGINVTQGNNKVYYGTYGPNYSITTDQNGRFTKEIVVAGPGTVQAIQMTSGDRAGNSLPPQTIYYIKAGTQYFYAKPNQKAITMGDKVTYTFYSHGLQNAKEFSFTLDYVAKYFDSVEFRKHASLPENTEFKVTTKGTTSLSNTVNMKVTGDALNGDVPLFDIIADTKAEEFIPVLSQLFNAYNVYYKDVNGTTVRPYTQVGLLPIYTPYSKIQAQLGAEGLYKEDGSYNYTMDYTAIGATVKAQDAKGNIYNADIQKNGQIYINQLPAAEQVYTVMIDVPGHFATYAPLEIGRKEAGYYAGESIFYYTIKSKAGDVNKDNVIDIHDAILMKTHWETSNRNTDINFDGKTDAKDFKLMELNYLKQNDYVVNTPEPQQSYQGETITSIKSILGIN, encoded by the coding sequence ATGTTGAAAAAAGGAAAGAGAAAAGCCAGGTATTTGATGTCTTTAGCTGTTAGCTCAGTGCTTTTACTAGGAGCAATTCCAGTAAAACCACATGCTGCATATGCGCAAGCTTCCACAGAAAGTCTGTTGGCGAATTTGACACCAGAGCAACGGAATGCCCTGCAAAATCTGGAGAGACACGAGCTGAAGACGGGCTTACGTTTATCACAGGAGGTAGATGTAACAAGCACGGAAGAAGTATCAGTTATTGTAGAATTTAAAGAACTTCCTGCCAAAGTTGCACAAACAGCACAAGCGGCTAAGGGTGAAAAACTATCTCTGCAAGCAGCCGCCGACAATGTAGAGCAATCTCATGTACAATTTAAAAAGCACCTTCAAGAGAAAATAGGTAAAAATGAAAAATCAGGTAAGGATGATTACCAGATCCAACACACCTATAAATATGCTTTAAACGGCGTAGCATTATCACTTCCTGCCAATCAAATTGAGAAGCTATTGCAATCCGATGTCGTGAAAGCTGTTTATAGCAACAAACAAGTACATATTACTCCTCCTATCCAAATAGACGGAGAAGCAAATGAAACAAAGGTCGATAGCATTTCCTTTTTAAAAATTGATCAGTTACACAAAGAAGGCTTTACGGGAAAGGGCATTAAAATTGGTGTCCTTGATACAGGAATCGATTATCACCATCCCGATTTAAAAGACGCTTATAAGGGCGGCTATGATTTTGTAGATAGTGATAGCAATCCAATGGAAGCAACATATGATGATTGGAAGAAATCTGGTAAGCAAGAAACAATGAATGGCAGTACGTATTACACTTCTCATGGCACACATGTTTCAGGAACAATCGCCGGGCGTGCTAAGAATACTTCCGACCACAAGGTTCTCGGGATTGCACCGGATTCCGAGCTCTATATGTATCGTGTCTTGGGACCCTATGGAAGTGGTGCTACCGCGAATATTATTGCAGCTATCGATAAAACCATTACTGACGGAATGGACATCATTAACCTTTCCTTAGGTTCCTTTCAAAATGACCCATTAAGCCCAGCAAGTTTAGCGATTGATAATGCAGTACTAAGCGGTATAACCGCTGTAGTAGCAGCTGGTAATGAGGGTGACATGGGTATGTATACACTAGGGTCTCCAGGGGCGGCAGCTTTAGCTCTAACAGTTGGTGCCAGCTCAGCTTCTATTCAGGTAACCACATTTGAAAGTCGATTCGAAGCAAATGGTACGCAGATTGAGGACACATTGCAGTTAATGACCAAAAAGTGGACCGATGATTTTCGTAACCTGTCCGGAAAAATCTTTGAGATGGTGAATGTGGGGCTAGGCGGTGCACAGGATTATATAGGAAAAGACGTAAAGGGCAAAATTGCTTTTGCAGCTCGAGGTACGTATGCACTTGCTGAAAAAATGTATTACGCACAACAAAACGGAGCAGCAGGTATTATCATTTATAACAGCAATCCAACCGAAGGCCATATACCGCACTATCTGGGGGAAAGCAATAGCAATATTCCCGTGTTTTCGCTATCAAACAAAGCAGGAGTAGCGGTTCATGCGCTATTTACCAACGGTGGTACACCAACCATCTCACTGGGAACGACCGGCACAGCAAATTTACCAGGAGATGAATTAGCAAGCTTTAGCTCAAAGGGGCCTTCTGGTACATTATACGATATCAAGCCTGAAGTGACGGCACCAGGGGTAACCGTATTATCGACCGTACCTTCTTATATCAACAGCAAAAACAATACGTCTGATTATTCCTCCGCTTATCTCAGAATGTCAGGTACGTCCATGGCCTCTCCTCATGTGGCGAGCATAGCAGCATTGCTTCTGCAGGCACATCCAGAATACACACCAGCAGATATTAAGACGGCATTGATGAATACTGCTGATCCCTTAAAAGGTACATACAGCGTGTTTGAAACGGGAGCAGGCAGAGTCGACCCTTATGAAGCCATTCACGCCGACACAGAGATAGCTGTTCTTGATAAAACACCGTATATGCAAAATGGAGAACAAACCCTGATAGAAGAAGAAACAGGGGGACTTAGCTACGGCTTTATTCCGGTAGGCGATGCACCGGCATTTACAGATAAAAAGACAGTATCTATTACCAATAATGGTGATAAAACAACCAAGTATGAACTCTCTGTTGTTTACAATATTGGCGTGCAGGGCTCCTTGGATCCAAAGAAAAACGGTGTTATCGTCAAACTATCGGATACCTCCATCGTTGTACAAAAACATAGAAAAAAAGAGTTAGGAGCTTACATTCTGGTTCCAAAAACAGCCAAGAGAGGAACATACGAAGGCTACATTCATATCGTGAATAAGCATAATCCAGAAGAGGCGTATCAAATTCCATTTGGCATGCGTGTTGTTGATGAAGGATTGGACTATTTTAAAGTACACACTCCTTCCTTTTCAACAAATCGTATACGCAATCCGTACAGTGTGAAAGCAACAGATTTAGATTTTAAATTCAATTCATCTATGCAAACACTAGATTTTATTTTAGTAGATGCCAAATCAAATAAAGACCTTGGATTGATTACATCTATCTATACAGCAGGTGCGGCAATTGATTTTGATTATTATTTGTCAGGTGCCTTTTCCGGTAGATATTATCCGTTTACCGGCAATGCAAAAAAGCCAGTTGGATATACATCTGTGCTAGCACCGGATGGGGTTTATAAAATTAAAGCAGTTGGCACCAATTTAAGCGGTAAGCAGTTTATCTATACAGATTATGTATATTTAGATAACAGCGCCCCTGCATTAACATTAGACCAAACAAATGCCATGCCTAAGGGTGAGCTTCCTTTTGTAGAGCTAGCCCCAGGACAATCAACCGTTACCTTGTCTGGTACTGTGATAGACAATGAAGTAGGTGAAATGAATACGTTTGGCATTAACGTGACACAAGGGAATAACAAGGTATATTACGGAACATACGGACCGAATTATAGCATTACCACGGATCAAAACGGCCGGTTTACTAAAGAAATTGTAGTCGCAGGTCCTGGAACTGTTCAGGCCATCCAAATGACGAGTGGCGACCGTGCAGGCAATTCACTACCTCCACAAACCATTTACTATATTAAAGCGGGTACACAGTATTTCTATGCCAAGCCAAATCAAAAAGCGATTACTATGGGAGATAAAGTTACGTATACGTTCTATAGCCATGGCCTGCAGAATGCGAAAGAGTTCTCATTTACCTTAGATTATGTAGCAAAGTATTTTGATTCCGTAGAATTCCGTAAGCATGCCTCCTTGCCGGAAAATACAGAATTCAAAGTAACTACAAAAGGAACGACCAGCTTGAGTAACACAGTTAATATGAAGGTGACAGGCGATGCCTTGAACGGCGATGTTCCACTCTTTGATATTATTGCAGACACAAAAGCGGAAGAGTTTATCCCCGTTTTGTCTCAACTGTTCAATGCATACAATGTTTATTATAAAGATGTGAATGGTACTACAGTAAGACCTTATACACAAGTAGGCTTATTGCCTATATACACACCTTATTCTAAGATACAAGCCCAGCTCGGAGCAGAAGGACTCTACAAGGAGGACGGCAGCTACAACTATACAATGGATTACACAGCCATTGGCGCAACTGTAAAGGCACAAGATGCGAAAGGTAACATATACAATGCGGACATCCAAAAAAATGGACAGATATATATCAATCAGCTACCAGCCGCGGAGCAAGTATATACAGTAATGATTGATGTGCCTGGACACTTCGCTACGTATGCGCCGCTTGAAATTGGCCGAAAAGAAGCCGGGTACTATGCTGGGGAAAGCATTTTCTATTACACCATCAAATCAAAGGCCGGTGATGTTAATAAAGATAATGTTATTGATATTCATGACGCCATTTTAATGAAAACACATTGGGAAACAAGCAACCGTAATACAGACATCAATTTTGATGGGAAAACTGATGCAAAAGACTTTAAGTTGATGGAGCTCAATTACTTAAAACAAAATGATTATGTAGTAAACACACCAGAGCCGCAACAATCTTATCAGGGAGAAACCATCACCAGCATTAAATCCATATTAGGTATAAACTAA
- a CDS encoding helix-turn-helix transcriptional regulator, with protein sequence MLEGEIIKFYRKKAGLTQEQLGEGICSTTHVSKIERGQTAYSPEIITLFSERLQIDIEKEIEFVQGMKKQLHNWHNAIIMQRTKEIESTKEKLEKFSFIESSMYATLYQLLRARYFIMHNDLGQAHKLLQQVEKEYDQLSLYEKNLLQHVRGIYYISDYTNFTIENQQKAIEVLKTIRMDEYGNPEYYYHLAIAYHCIGVKVMAYLYADKALQHFKETNNFLRVINAESLMLLQIRGDMYLDFEETVERYHNLIDDSEALHDAEKKIMLLGNLGYEYHKRKEYISAQQCYKEALDMANKDHPSYLSHLYNYVHNAIEGNTLPRNELERMTKYGLAMANKLDNHFHQVVFELLMHQSKGDPERYYTFLQHTALPLFQSSKHVGMINEYGQALYQYYRQTEQHEKAVQIADIFMENIDM encoded by the coding sequence ATGTTAGAGGGAGAAATTATTAAATTTTATCGTAAAAAAGCTGGTCTTACGCAAGAGCAGCTAGGTGAAGGCATTTGCTCGACAACACATGTCAGTAAAATTGAACGAGGGCAAACCGCCTATTCTCCAGAGATTATTACACTCTTTTCGGAACGTTTACAGATTGATATAGAAAAAGAAATTGAATTTGTGCAAGGAATGAAAAAGCAACTTCATAACTGGCACAATGCTATTATTATGCAAAGAACGAAAGAAATTGAATCGACCAAAGAGAAGCTGGAGAAGTTTTCTTTTATTGAATCATCTATGTATGCGACGTTATATCAATTGCTGCGGGCCAGATATTTCATCATGCACAATGATTTAGGACAAGCTCATAAGCTGTTACAGCAAGTGGAAAAAGAGTATGATCAGCTTTCTTTGTATGAGAAAAACTTACTGCAGCACGTGCGAGGCATTTATTATATCTCCGACTATACGAACTTCACCATTGAAAACCAGCAAAAGGCGATAGAAGTGTTAAAAACGATTCGCATGGATGAATACGGCAATCCGGAATACTACTATCATTTAGCAATTGCTTATCATTGTATCGGTGTTAAGGTCATGGCGTATTTGTATGCAGATAAAGCCTTGCAGCACTTTAAAGAAACAAATAACTTTTTAAGAGTGATCAATGCAGAATCCCTAATGCTATTGCAAATCCGTGGTGATATGTATCTTGATTTCGAGGAAACCGTCGAACGTTATCATAACCTAATTGATGATAGTGAAGCTCTTCATGACGCTGAGAAAAAGATTATGCTACTTGGAAACTTAGGTTACGAATACCATAAAAGAAAAGAGTATATAAGCGCGCAACAGTGCTATAAGGAAGCGTTAGATATGGCAAACAAAGATCATCCATCTTATCTCTCGCATTTATATAATTATGTGCACAATGCAATAGAGGGAAACACATTACCTAGAAACGAGCTTGAGAGGATGACGAAGTACGGCTTGGCGATGGCTAATAAACTCGATAATCACTTTCATCAAGTGGTGTTTGAATTGCTCATGCATCAAAGTAAAGGGGATCCTGAGCGATATTACACGTTTTTACAACATACAGCTCTGCCGCTGTTTCAATCTAGCAAGCATGTTGGCATGATTAATGAATATGGACAAGCACTGTACCAATATTATAGGCAGACGGAACAACATGAAAAAGCAGTTCAAATTGCAGATATTTTTATGGAGAATATCGATATGTAA
- a CDS encoding DUF975 family protein: MIEEAKIMARSALDGRWKLAVGAMLIYIVCVFVFAYLTLGIVFLCMILLIGSAFESVWNVVVYVCYGIGIFAISSSLAFGFLHICMKLAKGERTSKYDVFRYLHTARQIWTTGKAVGLVSLYTCLWSLLLIVPGMIKVFSYSMTYFILLEKPHYTTRQAIEESNALMEGQKRKLFLLMLRFTGWILLCILTCGIACLWIIPYICVTISQFYLKISQTDIELSINLVE; the protein is encoded by the coding sequence ATGATTGAAGAAGCAAAAATAATGGCTCGTTCTGCCTTGGACGGGCGATGGAAATTAGCAGTGGGAGCGATGCTTATATATATCGTTTGTGTATTTGTATTTGCTTATTTGACACTTGGGATTGTATTTTTATGCATGATTTTACTTATAGGTTCAGCGTTTGAATCCGTATGGAATGTGGTCGTATATGTGTGCTATGGAATAGGTATATTCGCGATAAGCTCCTCATTGGCTTTTGGCTTCTTACATATATGTATGAAGCTTGCAAAAGGAGAGCGCACCAGCAAATATGATGTATTTCGGTATTTACACACTGCGAGGCAAATATGGACAACTGGTAAGGCAGTAGGGTTAGTAAGCTTATATACATGCTTGTGGTCACTGTTACTTATTGTACCAGGTATGATAAAGGTATTCTCTTATTCTATGACGTATTTTATTTTGCTAGAGAAGCCGCATTATACGACGCGTCAAGCAATAGAAGAAAGCAATGCACTGATGGAGGGACAGAAGCGCAAGTTGTTTTTACTTATGCTTAGGTTTACCGGCTGGATCTTGCTTTGCATTCTTACGTGCGGCATCGCATGTTTGTGGATTATACCGTATATATGTGTGACGATAAGTCAGTTTTATTTAAAAATCTCGCAAACAGATATAGAGCTCAGTATAAATCTTGTGGAGTAA
- a CDS encoding F0F1 ATP synthase subunit epsilon yields MKTIQVSIVTPDGPVYETNAEMVSVKAESGEMGILPGHISTVAPLQISAVRVKVEGKTDYVAVSGGFIEVRPDKVTILAPSAEVASHIDVHRANEAKRRAERRIGEKQANVDFKRAELSLQRAVNRLNVANMR; encoded by the coding sequence ATGAAGACAATTCAAGTCAGTATTGTAACTCCTGACGGACCGGTATACGAAACAAACGCAGAGATGGTCAGTGTAAAAGCAGAGAGCGGGGAAATGGGGATCCTACCGGGTCACATTTCTACAGTAGCTCCTTTGCAAATTAGTGCGGTTCGTGTAAAAGTGGAAGGCAAAACGGATTATGTTGCAGTATCTGGTGGCTTTATTGAAGTTCGCCCGGACAAAGTAACAATTCTTGCGCCATCTGCTGAAGTCGCATCTCACATTGACGTCCATCGTGCGAATGAAGCGAAACGCCGTGCAGAACGCCGCATCGGTGAAAAGCAGGCAAACGTGGACTTCAAACGAGCGGAGCTTTCCTTACAGCGTGCTGTCAACCGTTTGAACGTTGCGAATATGAGATAA